The genomic region CATCGCGCCCAGGGCGAGTTCCTCGGCCGGCTGGGCCGCGGTACGCACGATCACATCCGCCGCACACTTCTCGGCCCCGTGGTGGGGGTGAGGGCCGTGAGGGTCCTCGTCCGCGGCCATCGCCGAGGATCCGGCGGGCACGGACACCGACTCGTGCGTCTCCTCGGACACGCCGTGCATGACGGCGCACAGCACGAGCGCCATCACGAGGGCACCGCGCACCGCCGAGACGAGTCGGCGCGACAACGGTGAGCCGCATGGGGCCAAGGGGCCGTGCGCTGGCGTACGGGAATGTGTCGGCACAGGTCCTCCGCGCTGCTGCCGCGTCTCCGGCAAGGGCGGAGTGAGGCGCAGACATGGGTGGGGGCAGGACGGCTTCGACGAACATGACGACCCATCATGAGCACGGGACAGGACGCTCGTCGCGCGGTACCAGCCGAACCGGTGACATCCGGCAGGCCGGTCGGAGGAACCGCGTACCTCTAGACCTGCCGCACCATGGAGGCTGCTCTGAGAGCCACAGGAAACCCACCGTCCATGGGACCACCAGCGGCCGGCCCTCGAACGGTCGATGCGTCGCAGGAACTGGTCGATTCGCGAACCGACGCCGCACAGCAGGGCGGTACCAGGGCGGAAACCTGCTGAGGCTGCCCGGACACGCAGTGCTCGCCAGGATGTGACGGCCCGTGGCCGCCGTGATCCCCGGCATCCGCGTCGGAAAGCACCGCGGGCTCGACGGCCGCATGGCGAACGCCGTCGTCCGACGGCGCGGCGAGGGCCGTCGCGCTGGTGGAGAGGTGTCCCTTGACGCTCTCCACGTGAACGCCGTGCGTAACGAGGACGCCGAACAGGAGCACGGCCAAGGCCGGCACGCGCAGCAGCGGACCCGCACCGGAGCGGGTCCTGACGATGCGCCAGAGCGACCAGGCCGTAACCATGCCGTGATCCTAGCGGCTCGTTGGAAGTGATCGTCCACCTGTACCGAAACAACCTCAACCGCTGCATCACGGAGGCCCGTTGACGGCGGCAAGCCGCGGAGCGCTGTCAGTGGTGGGTGGCAGCATCGGGCGTATGACGGACACCACGGCATTCGACTGGCGGTCCTTCCTGCTCGGGTGGAGCGGGGAGTGGGCGGATTCCCTGCCCGACGGCGAGACGCAGGGCGAGGACGACGAGGCCGCCCGGCAGGCGCGCTGGCTGGGGTTCCCGCCCGCGGCCGAGGAGCGGATCGCGGCCATGGAGGAGCGCCTCGGCCGACGGCTCCCCCCGTCGTACCGGGAGTTCCTCGAGGTCAGCGACGGGTGGCGACATGCCGGCGGGTTCGTGTGGCTGCTGGCCGGCACCCGGGAAGCGCACTGGCACGACAACGCGTCGGGACTCTCGGACATGTTCACGGAGTACCTCGACGAGGACGCCGGGCCCGAGGAGCGGCGGGAGGCGGACCTGTGGCGGCGCGGACTGCAGCTCGACGTCGAGTCCGACGCCACATACGTCCTCCTGGATCCCGAGGACGTGGACGAGAACGGTGAGTGGGCCGTGTACACATGGGCCAGCTGGCGGGCCGCGCCACCCGAGCGGCACGCGAACTTCCTCGAGTTCATGCGGGAGATGCACCGGGAGTTCCACCGCCTGCGGGCGCGCCCGGGCGACGGCGAGCCGGTGTTCGTCAGCGACACGACGCGCAAGCTGGACGCCCAGGTGGCCGAGGCCCGGCTGCAGGCGCTGCGCGGCGGCTGGGAGCGGGCCCAGAGGGCGCTGGACGAGGCCAAGGAGTACGGCAGGCCTCGGGCCGCCGGGCTGGGTGACCAGATACGCCGCCTGCTCGGGGAGACCCACATGGTGTACTTCGAGGACGTGGTGACGGACCCGCGGTACACGCCCGATCTGCTGCCGCCGCTGGTCGCCGAGCACGCGGCGCACTCGTACCGGGCCGACTCCACGCTGGGGTTCCATCTGCGGGGCGCCGACGAAGCCCTGCTGTCACAGGCTCACGCGATGCTGGAACAGGTGCGGAACGGCACGTACCGGTACACCGCGGCCGGGCCCTTCGGGGAGGCGGTCGAGCGGGCGCGGGAGCTGGCGCGGTGGGGAGACACCGACGAGGCGTGGCGGACACTGGTGGAGGCTCTGCCCCAGTGGGAGCCGCTGGGACCGGACCACCTGGCGCCGCTGGGATGGGTGGCCGACCCCGTGCTCGGGCCGCTGCTGACCCCGGAGCGGGGCCGCGAGCTGCTGTCCACGCCGAGGGGCGGGCAGGCGGGGGAGGCACCGGGGCCGACGGCCGGGCTCGACCCGGGTGACCTGGCGTGGCTCGCGGAGCCGGACCCGGGCAACAACCGCACGTCCTACCGGTTCGTCCTGGTGGAAGGGGTGGAGCCGGCGGAGTTGCCCGGACGTCTCGCGGACGGGGACGGCACCGTGCTGAACGAACCCCTGACCTCCTGGGAGGCGCGCCACAGGGCCCTGCGCGACCAGAGGGAGTTCTCGGCCTACGACGACAGGGCTCTCATGGCGGTCGGCCGGGCCGGTACCGGCTGGAGCTTCGCCTTCGACGGTGACCCCGCCCGGTTCGACCGGTGGCGGTTCGTCTCCCCGGCAGCGTCCGTCAGCGAGGGCACCCGCGCGGTGGTGGTGTGGAGCGGCCTGAGGACGCGGCACGGAGGGCCGTTCTTCCACCTCTCGGTGGCGCGAGACGGTGTCGAGCAGTACGCGTTCACGTACGCCGACGGAGAGGTCCGGTCAAGCGGGGAGATACCGTCGGCGCTCGATCCGAGCCGGTTCTTCGGTGACCCGGAGGACGGCGCCGGGACGGAACGGTCGCTACTGGAAGCGGTGGCGGGGGAGTTCGGTGCGCATCTGCCGCGTCACGCCATCGTGAACGGGCGGCTGCACACCTTCGCCACCCGGTCCTGGACGCGGCCGCCGAGGGACGGCGAGACGTACATGGTGATCCGGATCCATCACGGAACCGAGGCCCCGGCGGACGGCGAGCGGGCGGGAGGCGAGGGGACGGGAAGCAGCTGGACCGGCACGGGCGCTCAACCGGAGTGAGCCTCGTGCGGCCTCGCCCCGCCCGCGCCGGGGCGACGGCTGCTGCGGCTCGTGGACGCCCCGCACCCACGACCGGACCGCCCGGGGGCGGGGCGCGAGGACGTCCCGAGTGCCGCACGGTCACCCAGTCGACCTGTCGGCAGGCGGCCCCTCAGAGTTCGCCGGTAGTGCCCAGGCCCGTCAGCGCGCCGACCGGATCCAGGTCGGGGGTGCCGCGCGGCCACCAGTCGTCCTGGCCGGGTTCGGACTCGTAGGCGTACCACAGGCCGTCGCGGCCCAGGCGGAGCTGGACATGACCCCGGGGGTGGGTGAGGTGGTTGCGCCAGGGGCGGAAGGCGGGCAGGTCGGCGGCGAGGAGCAGCGGACGGGCGCGGTCGAACCGGCCGGCCGGCGGATCCCACGGCTCCTCCAGTACGGCGAGGCCCTCCGGTCCGCCCTGGCGCCAGGCGGCGACCGCGCGGGCCAGCTCGGACGGGGTGCGGCCCGCAGCGGAGGCGAGCAAGGAGTAGAGCGCCCGGGTGCCCGCCGTGAGGCCCGAGCCGGGGCGGGCCGCGGCCAGGCGGACCGCGTCCTCCCAGAGCGTCAGCTGCCCGACCGGGTCACGGCCCGTGGTGAGCAGGGCGTGGGCCCGGGCGGCGGCGTCCGTGGCCAGCTGGTCCAGCGCGAACGGGTCCGGACCGCCGGGGGCCGCCGGGTAGGCCGGTGGCTGCTCGGGGTGCGGCGGCGGGGGCAGCGGCGCCGGCAGGGGCGGGAGGGCACGCGGTGTGAGAACGTCACCGGCCCGCACTCCGGGCAGCGGCGCCGGTCCCCTGTCCTGGGCGGCGCGCGCAGCCCGCGTGGCGCTCAGCCGGGACAGCGCGTCGAGCAGCTCGCGTTCGCCCCGGCCGCGCAGCAGGAGCAGGACGAAGGGGTCGGCGTCGAGCAGCCTCGCGGTCTGGTAGCAGAGGGCGGCGGCGTGCTTGCAGGGGTGGCCCCGGTCGGGACAGCTGCACCGCGGCTCCAGATCACCCGGGCCCGGCAGCAGGGGCACGCCGCAGTCCGCGAGGGACCGGGGCATCTCCTTGTCGAGGAGTGCGGCGATGTGCCCGGGCCGGTCGGCGGCGGCGTCCAGGAACCGCTCCCAGTCGGAGTCGTCGAGCGTACGCAGCCGCACCTGCACGCGGTAGGGGCGCGGACGGCTGCCGCGCACGTACGCCAGCACCAGACCGGGCGTCACCGTGATGGCGTCGACATGCCCCTGCTCGGCATAACCCCGCCCGCGCTCCAGCCTCTTGACGTCCAACGCGCCCTGCTCCAGGGCGGCGACCCACGCGTTTCCCCACCAGCTCTCGGCGAAGCCCTCGCCGTCCGGGTCCCGGGGTGGGAACGCGGGGAAGGTACGGCGGAGTTCGGAGTCGCGGTCGGGGGCGGCCATGGAGTGGGGGGTCCGAGGAGTCCCGGGTCGGGCGGCGGCGGGGGCGGGGTCGGGGTCGGGGTCGGCAGGGTGGTGCGGCGAGGCGGTCGTGCCGTGGGGCGAGCGCTCCTGGGCGGTTTCGTGGGAACTCTCGGGCGCCGCGTCCCAGTCGTCCGACGCCTCGGGCATTCGGAAGGCGTCCGCCAGCAACTTCCGTACGTCCCGCGCTCCCGCGCCGGCGGCGTGCCCCCGCGCCTGCCGACCGGCCCTGGGCCGCTCGTCCACACGGCTGTGCCGTGACCGGCGACCCGCACTCTCGGCCTCTTCCCGGGCCCGGCGCGCGTCCTGCCGCGCTGCACGCAGTGCCTCGCGTGCGATGTCCGCAGCGCGCGGCCCCGGGCCCTCGTCGTCGCCGGCGGCCGAGGCGTCCGCCGGTGCGGCGGCGGGCCGATCCTCCGCGACACCGGGAGCACCGGCCGAGGGCGTCCGCGCGGGGCTTCCCCCCTGGGCACGGGAACGGTCCGGGCCGACGAGGGCGCCGGAAACGTCCGACCCGCCGGAGTCGCCGGAACCTCCCGGCCAGCCCGGGGCGCCGGAAACCTCCGACCCACCCGGGGCGCGGGAACGGTCCGGCCCACCGGAGACGCCGGAACCACCCGGCCAGCCCGGGGCGCCGGAAACCCCCGACCCACCCGCGGAGCGGGAACGGTCCGGCCCACCGGAGACGCCGGAACCACCCGGCCAGCCCGGGGCGCCGGAAACCCCCGACCCACCGGAACCACCAGAATCATCCAACCCACCGGAGGCACCGGAACCGCCCGGCAAGCCAGGGGTGCCGGAAACCTCCGACCCACCCGGGGAGCGGGAACGGTCCGACCCACCGGGGCCGACGGAACCGCCCGGCCGCCCCTGGACGCCGGAAACCTCCGACCCACCCGAGCCGCCGGAACGGTCCCCCTCTGCCAGGTCGCCCGCACCGGTCGGCCCCGCCCTGTCCTCTGAGGCACCGCCCGTCAGCACGCCGGGCCCGTCGGCGTCCTCCGCCGCGCCCGCCTCGCTCGCCGGGCCGTCGCCACGCCGGTGCTCGGTGACCGCCCTGCGCAGTGCTGCTCTGGCCACGTCTCCCGGACGGGGAGTCTCCTCCTGGCCCGTGGGCCTCTCGGCCGGGCGGGGAGCGGACGGTGGCTCCGGGTTGCGGTAGGCCTGCTCCCGGGCCGCCCGCAGGGCCCGGCGGGCCTTGTCGGCCGGGCTGGGCGTCATGGCGTCCTCCGCAGGGAGACCAGGTCGGACAGCTCGCGGTCCGTCAGTTCGGTGAGGGCCGACTCGCCGGAGCCGAGGATCGCGTCGGCGAGGGCGCGCTTGGCCTGGAGCATCTCGGCGATGCGGTCCTCGATCGTGCCCTCGGTGATGAGGCGGTGGACCTGGACGGGCTGGGTCTGGCCGATGCGGTAGGCGCGGTCGGTGGCCTGTTCCTCGACGGCCGGGTTCCACCAGCGGTCGAAGTGCACGACGTGACCCGCGCGGGTGAGGTTGAGGCCGGTGCCCGCCGCCTTGAGGGACAGCACCAGGACCGGGGTCGAGCCGGCCTGGAAGCGGTCGACCATGCGCTCCCGCTCCGGGACCGGCGTGCCGCCGTGGAGGAGGTCGACGGGGACCGCCCGGGTGGCCAGGTGGGAGGTGATCAGCCGGGCCATCCCGACGTACTGCGTGAAGACCAGGGCGGATCCGTCTTCGGCGAGCAGCGTGTCCAACAGCTCGTCCAGCAGCGCGAGTTTGCCGGAGCGGGCGGCGAGCCGGTCGCCACCGGTCCGGGCGGTCTCCTCCTTCAGGTACAGCGCCGGGTGGTTGCAGATCTGCTTCAGCGACGTCAGCAGCTTCAGCACCAGGCCGCGGCGTGCCATGCCCTCCGCGGTCTCGATGGCGAGCATCGACTCGCGCACCACCGCCTCGTACAGCGCGCCCTGTTCGCGGGTGAGCGGCACCGGGTGGTCGGTCTCCGTCTTGGGCGGCAGCTCGGGGACGATGCCCGGGTCGGACTTCTTCCGGCGCAGCAGGAAGGGCCGGACCAGGCGGGCCAGGCGCTCCACCGCCTCCTCGTCCTCGCCGTTCTCCACGGCCCGGGCGTGCCGGGCGCGGAAGGACTTCAGCGGGCCGAGGAGACCCGGGGTGGTCCAGTCGAGCAGGGCCCACAGCTCCGACAGGTTGTTCTCGACGGGCGTGCCGGTCAGGGCCACGCGTGCGGGCGACGGGATCGTGCGCAGCGCCTTGGCCGTGGCCGAGTAGGGGTTCTTGACGTGCTGCGCCTCGTCGGCGACGACCATGCCCCACTCCTGCCCGGCCAGGGCGGGGGCCGCGGAGCGCATCGTGCCGTACGTGGTGAGGACGAAGCCGCCGTCCAGGTCGTCCAGGCTGCGGTCCGGGCCGTGGAAGCGGCGGACGGGGACGCCGGGCGCGAAACGGGTGATCTCCCGCTGCCAGTTGCCCAGCAGCGAGGCCGGGCAGACCACGAGGGTGGGCTCGCTGCGGGCCCGCTTCAGGTGCAGGGCGATGAGCGTGACGGTCTTGCCGAGACCCATGTCGTCGGCGAGGCAGCCGCCGAGGCCGAGGGAGGTCATCAGGTCGAGCCAGGCCAGGCCCCGGAGCTGGTAGTCGCGGAGGGTGGCGTGCAGGCCCGGCGGCGGTTCGGCCGGGCGTACCCCCGCGGTGAGGCGGTCGCGCAGGGCGGCCAGGGCGCCGGCCGGTACGGCCTCGACCGTCTCGCCGTCCACGTCTGCGGTGCCGGTGAGGGCGACGGACAGCGCGTCGACCGGGTCGAGGAGCCCCAGGTCCCGCTGGCGGGCCTTGCGGACGAGGGCGGGGTCGACCAGCACCCACTGGTCGCGCAGCCGGACGACCGGGCGGTGGGCCTCGGCGAGGGCGTCCATCTCGCTCTCGGTGAGCGGGTCGCCGCCGAGCGCCAGCTGCCAGCGGAACTGGAGCAGATCCTCGCTCTCGAAGAAGCCGGTTCCGTCGGTCGCCGAGCCGGGGGCCGACCGGACCACCGCCGCGGCCGAGAGGTCCTGGGCCAGGTCCCGGGGCCAGTGCACGGCGACGCCGGCCGCGGCGAGCCGGGTGGCCGCGACACCGAGCAGGTCGCTCAGCTCCTCCTCGGTCAGTGCCAGCACGTCGGGCACGTCCTGGTCGGAGAGCCGGTCGAGCGGAGGCCAGACCCGGGCCGCGCGGCGGACGGCGAGGGCGGCGTCCACCCGGGCGCGGGGGCCGAAGGCGTCGTCCGTCTCGCCCGCCCACAGCGCCGCCGCGTCGGCGACGAGGGTGGGGTCGGCGAGGCTGTGCACCTGGACGACCGCTGCGCCGGCGCTGCGCGCGCCGCCGTCGAAGGCGTCGTCGAACAGGTCGTACGCCGAGAGGTCCAGCCGGAGCGAGATCCGCACGCCGGCGTCCATCCCGGCGGCGACCTCGGCGGCCCAGTCGTGGGCATGCGGCAGGTGCTGGGCGGCGCGGGCCGCGAAGGGTCTGCCGGTGGCGTGGGGTGCGGCCGGGGTGCGCGGCAGGGTGTCGGCGACCGCGTCCAGGAACGCGCGTACCAGCGCTTCCGGTTCGGGCAGGTGGATCGGGCCCGGGCCGGGCAGCGGGACGGCGTGTCCCTCGTAGGGCAGGGCGGCGGCCACCGCGCGCAGGTGCGCGATGTCGTCCGGGTCGAGCGGGCCGGCGCGCCAGGCGTCGTGGCCCGTGGGGGTCAGGCCGGGCAGCAGCCGGCCGCGCGCGATCAGCCGCAGGGCGTGCAGGGCGGCCGCGCCCCAGCAGGCGGTGGCGGGGTGGGCCGCGGGGTCGCGCCGGGCGCGCACCAGCAGCGGCAGGGCCTCGTCCAGCGACAGGGACAGCGCCGGGGTGGTCCGCCGCCGGACCGCGGCGCCGTGCCGTCGTACGACGGTGAGCTCGGTGTCCTCCGTGAGCTCTGCGACCTCTGCGGGCAGGGGCTCCCCCGCGGGGTCCCAGAAGGCGATGCGCCCGCCGCGCGGGAGGGGTGCGGGCAGGAAGACGGCCGGGAGCCGGACCGGGACCGTCGTGTCTCCCGCTCGCTCGGCCATCGCGGCCGTGTCGCCCATACGTCCTGCCACCTCCCGCCCGCGTGTCGGATTCAGTTGTCTCCGACTCTACGGGCGGGGTCTGACAACCGGCCCCGGCGGCCCCGACGACCGGGCACGGCTTCGGGTCAGGGCACCGTCCGGGACACCACGTACACCCAGGGGTACGCCGGGTTGGACAGGTCCACCACCACGTCGTGCGTGGGTGCGGGGTTCTTCTGCCGGTGGACGAAGCCGTACCACGCGTCGCCCTCGGGGAACTTCCAGCCGGTGACCTTGCGGTCGCGGGCGCCGATGGTGATGTGGCCCTTCTCCAGGTCGTCCCGGGTCACGCCCAGGCCCGTCAGATAGGCGTCCAGACCGGCCGCGTTGGTCTCGAACTGGGCGTACAGGCGGCTGGTCTTCCAGTTGTTGGTCTCGTAGTACGCCACGTGCCAGGCCGGGTGCGGGACGGGCACCTGGTAGATCCGGCGCTGGAGCTTGGACGGCCAGCCCGCGGTCAGGCCCGTCGCCGAGTACTTGGCCTCCTTGTCCTTGCCGCTGTCCCGGCTCTGGTTCGCGGAGATCACCAGGTAGCCGGCCGGAACGCCGATGAGCAGCACGATGATCAGCAGGGTGAGCGCCCGGCGGCGGATCATGTGGCGGCGGTCCTCGGCCGGGCGTTCCTCCCCCTCCGGCCACGAGCCCTGGTGCGGCAGGGAGGCGGTCACAGCGTCTCCTGGCTGCTGCGGAGGGACTGCGCGTACCGCTCGTAGCGCTCGTACCGCTCCACCCGGCGGCGCTTGGCGCGCCGGAAGCGGCGGGCGACCAGCCGGGCCAGGTCGGCGGCGCCGACCATGCCGGCCTCGGGACCGAGCTGGGCCCGGGCGATACGGGCCTCGGGGCGGTAGCCGCGGCCGGTCAGATGCCTGCGGAAGGCGTCCCGCGCGGGGCCGATCAGCAGGTCGTCGGCGGCCGAGACGCCGCCGCCGATGACGAAGCAGGAGGGGTCGAGGGCGGCGGCGAGGTTGGCGATGCCGACGCCGAGCCACTGGCCGATGTCCTGGAGCAGCTCGATGCACATGGCGTCGCCCTCGCGGGCCAGCTCGGTGATCATCGGGCCGGTGATGTCGGAGATGTTGCCCTTGACGTGCTCGATGATCCCGTACGCCACCGGGGAGTCGGCCGCGGCCAGCTCGCGCGCCTCGCGGACCAGGGCGTTTCCGGAGCTGTACTGCTCCCAGCAGCCGCGGTTGCCGCACGGGCAGCGGTGGCCGCCGGGCACGACCTGCATATGGCCGAACTCGCCGGCGACGCCGTACTTGCCGCGCTTGACCTGGCCGTCCTCCAGGATCGCGCCGCCGATGCCGGTGCCCAGCGTGATCATCACGAGGTGGTCCTCGCCGCGGCCGGCGCCGAAGCGCCACTCGGCCCAGGCGGCGGTGTTGGCGTCGTTGTCCACGAGGACCGGTACCGAGAGCCGGCCGGAGAGGCGGTCGCGGAGCGGTTCGTTGCGCCAGGACAGGTGGGGGGCGAACAGCACGCGGTTGCGGTCGGCGTCGACCCAGCCGGCCGCGCCGATGCCGACGGCGTGCACGTCGTGCCGGTCCGAGAGGTCCAGGACCAGCTCGGCGATGGTGTCCTCGACGACCTTGGGGCTCTTGGACTTGTCCGGCGTCTCGGTGCGGACCTTCTCCAGGATGTTGCCGTCGGCGTCGACGACGCCCGCCATCACCTTCGTACCGCCGATGTCGATGCCGACCGTCGGTACGCGGGGTGCCGTCAGGTGTGAGCGGCGCTCCCGGGTGCCGACGGTGCGGAGCACGGTGGCACGGCGGGAGCCGATGGGGGCGGTGAAGTCGCGGTAGGTGCTCATCGCCGCCGATTCTGCCTCACGGGGAGGCAGGGTGCGGAGCAGAGGGGTGGTGCGGATCAGTGCCGAGTGCGGGTGCGCGGGGGCTTGTCGCGCAGTTCACCGCGCCCCTCAGCGGCATCTCCCTCAGGTCCGCACCAGGAGCTGGAACTCGAACGAGTAGCGCGTCGGGCGGTAGGTGTGTGTGCCGTATTCCACTGCTCGGCCCGTATCGTCGAACGTGACGCGTTGCATGGTGAGCAGCGGGGCCCCTGCCTCCTCCGCCAGTCGCTCCGCCTCCGCCGCCGTCGCCGCCCGGGCGCCGATCGACTGGCGGGCGCTGTGGAGGGTGATGCCGGCCGCTCGCATCAGGCGGTAGAGGCCCGTGGTCTCCAGTTGGGCGGTGTCGAGGTCGATGAGGCCGGGGGGCAGGAAGTTGCAGAGGTAGGCCATGGGCTCGCCGTGGGCGAGGCGGAGGCGTTCCACGCGGTGGACGTCGCTGTCCTCGGCGACGCCCAGCGCGGCGGCGACCTCGGCGGAGGCGGGGACGAGCGTGTTGACGAGGACCTTGGTGGCCGGGCGCTGGCCCGCCGCCTCCAGGTCGTCGTAGAGACTGCTGAGCTCCAGAGGGCGCTTGACCTGGCTGTGCACGACCTGGGTGCCCACGCCCCGGCGGCGGACGAGGAGGCCCTTGTCGACGAGCGACTGGATGGCCTGGCGGACGGTCGGCCGGGACAGGCCGAGCCGGGCGGCGAGTTCGATCTCGTTGCCCAGCAGGCTGCCTGGGGTCAGCGTGCCGTGCTCGATCGCGGCCTCCAGCTGCTGGGACAGCTGGAAGTACAACGGCACGGGAGAGCTGCGGTCCACGCTCAGCTCGAGCTGCACGGTCGGGTCCACTTCTGGTTTCGGCACGGGCCGAGCGTAGCTCCGTGCGTTGTTGACGGGAAGTTGTGTAGTCAGATTGTCCGGACATACAGATTGACAGGGGCGGGCTGCGCACGCACTTTGTTTCCATGCGCATCGGCGTCATCGGTACGGGCCGCATCGGCACGATCCACGCGAACACGCTCAGCCGGCACCGCGACGTGGGCTCCCTGATCCTTACGGACGCGGACGCCTCGCGGGCCCAGGAACTGGCGCACCGGCTGGGTGAGACGGCCGCGCCCGGCGTGGAGGAGATCTTCCGCTGGGGGGTCGACGCCGTGGTGATCACGACGGCGACGTCGGCCCACGCCGAACTGATCGGTCGGGCAGCACGCTCGGGCCTGCCGGTGTTCTGCGAGAAGCCCATCGCGCTGGATCTGCCGGGGACCCTGAGCGCGATCGCCGAGGTCGAGACGGCCGGGACGGTGCTCCAGATGGGCTTCCAGCGCCGCTTCGACGCCGGCTACCGGGGCGCCCGCGAGGCCGTGCGCTCCGGCAGGCTGGGGCGGCTGCACACCGTGCGGGCGCTGACCAGTGACCGGACGCCGCCGCCCGCGGCGTGGCTGCCGCTGTCCGGCGGGCTGTACCGGGACACGCTGATCCACGACTTCGACGTGCTGCGCTGGGTGACGGGCCGGGAGGTGGCGGACGTCTACGCGGCGGGGTCGGACGCCGGGCCCGCGATGTTCCGCGAGGCGGGCGACGTCGACACCGGCGCCGCGCTCCTCACCCTCGACGACGGCACACTCGCCACGGTCACCGGCGCCCGGCTGAACGGGGCCGGCTACGACGTGCGCATGGAGCTGGCCGGGGAGCTCGACCAGATCGTGGTCGGCCTGGACGACCGTACGCCGATCGCGTCCACCGAGCCGACCGGGCCGCCGGCCGCCGACAAGCCCTGGACCGGCTTCCTGGAGCGCTTCGGCCCCGCCTACGAGGCGGAGCTGAACGCGTTCGTCGAGGTCGTGCGGGGCGAGCGGGCCAACCCCTGCGACGGGCGCGAGGCCCTTCAGGCGCTGCGCGTCGCCGAGGCGTGCGAGCTGTCACGCCGGGAGCGCAGGCCGGTGCACCTCGCGGAGATCCCCGGCGGAACCGCCTCCGCCTTCGCGTGACGGCGGGCCGGCGGGCCGGCGTGCCCGGCAGGGCGGTCAGTGACCCTCCTGTTCCTCCTCCAGGAGTCCCGCGTCGTACGCCAGCAGGGCGATCTGCACGCGGTTGTTGAGGTCGAGCTTGGCCAGGATGCGGGAGACGTGCGTCTTGACCGTGGCGACGCTCATGAAGAGGCCGGTGGCGATCTCGGCGTTGGACAGGCCCCGGCCGACCGCGACGGCGACCTCGCGCTCGCGGTCGTTGAGGGCCGCCACGCGTTCACGCGCACGCGTGCGGCGGGTGTCGGCGGCGGTGCCGACCGCGTGCCGCATCAACTGGCGGGTGACGGTGGGCGACAGGACCGGGTCGCCGGCCGCGACCCGGCGTACGGCGGCGAGGATCTCGGCCGGCGGGGTGTCCTTGAGGACGAAACCGGCGGCGCCCGCGCGCAGCGCCCGCAGGACCTGTTCGTCGGCGTGGAAGGTGGTGAGGACCACCACCTGCGGGGCGTCCTTGCGGGCGCGCAGCCGCTCCGTGGCCGTGAGGCCGTCCACCGTCGGCATCCGGATGT from Streptomyces chartreusis NRRL 3882 harbors:
- a CDS encoding SMI1/KNR4 family protein — encoded protein: MTDTTAFDWRSFLLGWSGEWADSLPDGETQGEDDEAARQARWLGFPPAAEERIAAMEERLGRRLPPSYREFLEVSDGWRHAGGFVWLLAGTREAHWHDNASGLSDMFTEYLDEDAGPEERREADLWRRGLQLDVESDATYVLLDPEDVDENGEWAVYTWASWRAAPPERHANFLEFMREMHREFHRLRARPGDGEPVFVSDTTRKLDAQVAEARLQALRGGWERAQRALDEAKEYGRPRAAGLGDQIRRLLGETHMVYFEDVVTDPRYTPDLLPPLVAEHAAHSYRADSTLGFHLRGADEALLSQAHAMLEQVRNGTYRYTAAGPFGEAVERARELARWGDTDEAWRTLVEALPQWEPLGPDHLAPLGWVADPVLGPLLTPERGRELLSTPRGGQAGEAPGPTAGLDPGDLAWLAEPDPGNNRTSYRFVLVEGVEPAELPGRLADGDGTVLNEPLTSWEARHRALRDQREFSAYDDRALMAVGRAGTGWSFAFDGDPARFDRWRFVSPAASVSEGTRAVVVWSGLRTRHGGPFFHLSVARDGVEQYAFTYADGEVRSSGEIPSALDPSRFFGDPEDGAGTERSLLEAVAGEFGAHLPRHAIVNGRLHTFATRSWTRPPRDGETYMVIRIHHGTEAPADGERAGGEGTGSSWTGTGAQPE
- a CDS encoding DEAD/DEAH box helicase, coding for MGDTAAMAERAGDTTVPVRLPAVFLPAPLPRGGRIAFWDPAGEPLPAEVAELTEDTELTVVRRHGAAVRRRTTPALSLSLDEALPLLVRARRDPAAHPATACWGAAALHALRLIARGRLLPGLTPTGHDAWRAGPLDPDDIAHLRAVAAALPYEGHAVPLPGPGPIHLPEPEALVRAFLDAVADTLPRTPAAPHATGRPFAARAAQHLPHAHDWAAEVAAGMDAGVRISLRLDLSAYDLFDDAFDGGARSAGAAVVQVHSLADPTLVADAAALWAGETDDAFGPRARVDAALAVRRAARVWPPLDRLSDQDVPDVLALTEEELSDLLGVAATRLAAAGVAVHWPRDLAQDLSAAAVVRSAPGSATDGTGFFESEDLLQFRWQLALGGDPLTESEMDALAEAHRPVVRLRDQWVLVDPALVRKARQRDLGLLDPVDALSVALTGTADVDGETVEAVPAGALAALRDRLTAGVRPAEPPPGLHATLRDYQLRGLAWLDLMTSLGLGGCLADDMGLGKTVTLIALHLKRARSEPTLVVCPASLLGNWQREITRFAPGVPVRRFHGPDRSLDDLDGGFVLTTYGTMRSAAPALAGQEWGMVVADEAQHVKNPYSATAKALRTIPSPARVALTGTPVENNLSELWALLDWTTPGLLGPLKSFRARHARAVENGEDEEAVERLARLVRPFLLRRKKSDPGIVPELPPKTETDHPVPLTREQGALYEAVVRESMLAIETAEGMARRGLVLKLLTSLKQICNHPALYLKEETARTGGDRLAARSGKLALLDELLDTLLAEDGSALVFTQYVGMARLITSHLATRAVPVDLLHGGTPVPERERMVDRFQAGSTPVLVLSLKAAGTGLNLTRAGHVVHFDRWWNPAVEEQATDRAYRIGQTQPVQVHRLITEGTIEDRIAEMLQAKRALADAILGSGESALTELTDRELSDLVSLRRTP
- a CDS encoding ROK family glucokinase yields the protein MSTYRDFTAPIGSRRATVLRTVGTRERRSHLTAPRVPTVGIDIGGTKVMAGVVDADGNILEKVRTETPDKSKSPKVVEDTIAELVLDLSDRHDVHAVGIGAAGWVDADRNRVLFAPHLSWRNEPLRDRLSGRLSVPVLVDNDANTAAWAEWRFGAGRGEDHLVMITLGTGIGGAILEDGQVKRGKYGVAGEFGHMQVVPGGHRCPCGNRGCWEQYSSGNALVREARELAAADSPVAYGIIEHVKGNISDITGPMITELAREGDAMCIELLQDIGQWLGVGIANLAAALDPSCFVIGGGVSAADDLLIGPARDAFRRHLTGRGYRPEARIARAQLGPEAGMVGAADLARLVARRFRRAKRRRVERYERYERYAQSLRSSQETL
- a CDS encoding GntR family transcriptional regulator → MQLELSVDRSSPVPLYFQLSQQLEAAIEHGTLTPGSLLGNEIELAARLGLSRPTVRQAIQSLVDKGLLVRRRGVGTQVVHSQVKRPLELSSLYDDLEAAGQRPATKVLVNTLVPASAEVAAALGVAEDSDVHRVERLRLAHGEPMAYLCNFLPPGLIDLDTAQLETTGLYRLMRAAGITLHSARQSIGARAATAAEAERLAEEAGAPLLTMQRVTFDDTGRAVEYGTHTYRPTRYSFEFQLLVRT
- a CDS encoding Gfo/Idh/MocA family oxidoreductase, encoding MRIGVIGTGRIGTIHANTLSRHRDVGSLILTDADASRAQELAHRLGETAAPGVEEIFRWGVDAVVITTATSAHAELIGRAARSGLPVFCEKPIALDLPGTLSAIAEVETAGTVLQMGFQRRFDAGYRGAREAVRSGRLGRLHTVRALTSDRTPPPAAWLPLSGGLYRDTLIHDFDVLRWVTGREVADVYAAGSDAGPAMFREAGDVDTGAALLTLDDGTLATVTGARLNGAGYDVRMELAGELDQIVVGLDDRTPIASTEPTGPPAADKPWTGFLERFGPAYEAELNAFVEVVRGERANPCDGREALQALRVAEACELSRRERRPVHLAEIPGGTASAFA
- a CDS encoding response regulator transcription factor → MTAIRLLLVDDDPLVRAGLSFMMGGADDIEIVGEAADGGEAEALVDRTRPDVVLMDIRMPTVDGLTATERLRARKDAPQVVVLTTFHADEQVLRALRAGAAGFVLKDTPPAEILAAVRRVAAGDPVLSPTVTRQLMRHAVGTAADTRRTRARERVAALNDREREVAVAVGRGLSNAEIATGLFMSVATVKTHVSRILAKLDLNNRVQIALLAYDAGLLEEEQEGH